The proteins below come from a single Candidatus Acidiferrales bacterium genomic window:
- a CDS encoding hydrogenase iron-sulfur subunit, producing MAASTTKNNCKILLLATLSGGYRGADSAGQSHLDYSPNTFILPIRTSAIFPPQFYLNSLEQGFDAVIVMYSGTDSPYKGESERTAEIINETYAKMKERGMDTRRLRLAAICTVCVRPFLNEIQKMNVLLGEIGPVVRTNKETKQLTE from the coding sequence TTGCAAGATCCTATTGCTCGCGACGCTGTCGGGCGGCTATCGGGGTGCGGACTCCGCTGGGCAATCTCACCTCGATTACTCGCCGAACACGTTTATACTTCCTATAAGAACCTCGGCAATTTTCCCGCCTCAGTTCTACCTGAATTCGTTAGAGCAAGGTTTCGATGCTGTAATCGTAATGTACAGCGGTACCGACAGTCCTTATAAAGGTGAGTCGGAACGGACGGCAGAAATAATCAATGAGACGTACGCCAAGATGAAAGAGCGAGGGATGGATACCCGCCGGTTGAGACTGGCGGCTATCTGCACCGTCTGTGTACGACCGTTCCTCAACGAGATTCAAAAAATGAACGTGTTACTCGGTGAGATTGGACCGGTCGTGCGCACGAACAAGGAAACAAAGCAGCTGACAGAATAG
- a CDS encoding CoB--CoM heterodisulfide reductase iron-sulfur subunit A family protein: MTTNKLNVDTLVVGGGIAGMQSALDLADQGYKVALVEKNPSVGGKMIGLSKVFPTLDCCSCITTPKMSAVAHHDNIELLTYCEVRSVARNGDTFAVQITKKPRYVNEDDCTGCRACELVCPLELPDNENEFGRIGRRVIYVPFATAVPQKAVIDIDHCVFCGKCIPACAPNVIDFHQKPEEIEVEAKTIILATGYETTPRNAKKEYGSGKFRNVIDGLMMERLLSPTGPYGHVVRPSDGKQPSSIAYVQCAGSRDQTLGVPYCSRVCCMYAIKQAMLLSGTLPMADITIYYMDIRTFGKGYEQFYQSAKAMGIEFVKAKVARISEDSDQSLVVRVEMIDDNSHLIERRHDLVVLSVGMLPGSNAEKIFGVAPAYDCFVEIPDCNIAPTVTPQSGVFAAGTATGPMDIVDSIMTAGAAAAEAAAFIEANFSEKVISGSLANV, encoded by the coding sequence ATGACGACAAACAAATTGAATGTTGATACGCTCGTAGTTGGAGGGGGAATCGCCGGCATGCAGTCGGCTCTTGATCTCGCCGATCAAGGCTACAAAGTCGCACTGGTCGAAAAGAATCCGAGTGTCGGCGGAAAAATGATCGGCCTGAGCAAAGTCTTTCCAACTCTCGACTGCTGCAGCTGCATCACTACTCCCAAGATGTCGGCAGTTGCTCATCATGACAACATTGAACTATTGACATACTGCGAGGTGAGGTCTGTCGCTCGCAACGGCGATACGTTCGCTGTGCAAATAACTAAGAAGCCGCGTTACGTGAATGAGGATGATTGCACGGGCTGCAGAGCTTGTGAGCTGGTTTGTCCGCTTGAATTGCCGGATAACGAGAACGAATTCGGTCGCATCGGTCGTCGTGTCATTTACGTGCCGTTCGCAACTGCGGTTCCGCAAAAAGCGGTCATCGATATCGATCATTGTGTGTTTTGTGGCAAGTGCATTCCTGCTTGTGCGCCGAACGTCATCGACTTTCACCAAAAGCCTGAAGAGATAGAGGTCGAAGCGAAGACAATCATACTCGCTACAGGCTATGAGACAACTCCGCGGAATGCCAAAAAGGAATATGGCTCGGGAAAATTCAGAAATGTGATCGATGGACTCATGATGGAACGGCTCCTGTCTCCGACAGGGCCGTACGGGCATGTGGTGCGTCCTTCTGATGGGAAACAACCATCCTCCATCGCTTATGTTCAATGTGCCGGGTCGAGAGATCAGACTCTTGGTGTACCATATTGTTCCCGGGTATGCTGCATGTACGCAATCAAACAGGCGATGCTTCTCTCAGGAACACTTCCGATGGCAGACATCACGATCTATTACATGGATATCCGTACGTTCGGAAAGGGATACGAGCAGTTTTACCAGAGCGCGAAGGCTATGGGAATTGAGTTTGTGAAGGCAAAGGTGGCCAGGATATCCGAAGACTCTGACCAGAGTCTCGTCGTCCGCGTGGAGATGATCGATGACAATTCGCACCTGATCGAACGAAGGCACGATCTTGTCGTTCTTTCAGTTGGCATGCTGCCGGGCTCGAATGCGGAAAAAATATTCGGCGTCGCCCCGGCCTATGATTGTTTTGTTGAAATCCCCGATTGCAACATTGCACCCACCGTCACCCCGCAGTCTGGCGTTTTCGCTGCTGGAACAGCGACTGGCCCGATGGATATCGTGGATAGCATCATGACAGCTGGTGCTGCAGCGGCAGAAGCCGCCGCCTTTATCGAAGCCAACTTCTCGGAAAAGGTAATCTCAGGGAGTCTTGCCAATGTCTGA